From Aspergillus chevalieri M1 DNA, chromosome 4, nearly complete sequence, a single genomic window includes:
- a CDS encoding uncharacterized protein (TransMembrane:1 (o68-88i)), which translates to MLCQLETKTRIQWIPIHTTTANSRGYPAVLFKGQARFSEFSMGSSGQRCTQGSSDNEITGAFMEPFGFLPSIVIYVGAIPQIMPFSVWRPEGLRQSRMLHVHFPHSSL; encoded by the coding sequence ATGCTCTGTCAGCTTGAAACCAAGACCCGTATCCAATGGATTCCGATCCATACTACGACGGCGAACAGTCGTGGATATCCCGCTGTTTTGTTCAAGGGCCAAGCCCGCTTTAGCGAGTTCTCAATGGGTTCGAGCGGTCAACGATGCACGCAGGGTTCAAGCGATAATGAGATAACTGGTGCCTTCATGGAGCCATTTGGGTTTCTGCCCAGTATAGTCATTTATGTTGGTGCAATTCCGCAGATAATGCCGTTTTCTGTTTGGAGACCCGAAGGATTACGGCAATCACGCATGCTGCATGTGCATtttccccattcgtcattaTAA
- a CDS encoding putative bifunctional fatty acid transporter/acyl-CoA synthetase (FAT1) (COG:I;~EggNog:ENOG410PWCZ;~InterPro:IPR000873,IPR020845,IPR042099,IPR025110;~PFAM:PF00501,PF13193) has translation MDILSNISAPSMAMASALAVTAGAYLDAKFGVSTDISSIKNDRSWMKRLEQRIANLGDSTTIYRMLERAVDVDGHGSSEALWFEHKTWTYCQLKNLADRMAALLHARGLQSGDVVAVFMTNSPEMVVTSYACAKLGVVAALINTSLRDDTFIHCLTVSQSKSIISTPDLSQFVCSDLPHFALNLSSFEGVSPGPIELVTPADLQQYSSSGIAVAKRSPRDIVALIYTSGTTGKPKACAIRNMLSLITSNPQTVDVDDPSKYYPLRTYSPLPLFHGTAFFTGLCYSVGNASTLCLRRKFSASQFWKDVHDSRATRILYIGELCRYLLATPPSPYDKGHSCIVAVGNGLREDIWEAFRQRFAVPEIREFYRSTEGVARFDNWGVGAWGAGKIGFSGAIKRYLEDEVFIVKYDPETEMPYRDPQTGFCVKAALGEEGEAIGRVRDRGMLIEYLHNEEATEKKLLRDVFEKGDMFQRSGDLVVRDSAGWVKFQDRVGDTFRWKGENVSAGEVRDHICSIPGVYDAVVYGVRLNGYDGQAGAAGVTLQDASAATENDFISDLHHQLRTKGVPTYAVPRLVRLVEKVATSATFKQAKGDLIKKGWDPADTKGDKLYWLNGKKYEKLDAQSWLSIESGQAKL, from the exons ATGGATATCCTCTCCAATATCAGCGCGCCATCAATGGCGATGGCATCGGCCCTTGCGGTGACAGCAGGGGCCTATCTCGATGCAAAATTCGGAGTTTCTACAGATATATCATCAATAAAGAACGATCGTTCCTGGATGAAGAGATTGGAACAACGCATTGCCAACTTGGGAGACTCGACAACAATTTACAGAATGTTGGAGCGTGCAGTGGATGTGGACGGACATGGTTCAAGCGAGGCATTGTGGTTCGAACACAAGACTTGGACCTATTGCCAATTGAAGAATC TGGCCGACCGAATGGCAGCTCTACTTCATGCTAGGGGCCTCCAATCTGGCGACGTAGTCGCCGTGTTTATGACCAATTCTCCTGAGATGGTTGTCACTTCCTACGCGTGCGCAAAGCTAGGCGTCGTGGCTGCGCTTATCAACACAAGTCTGCGAG ATGACACATTCATACATTGTCTCACCGTTTCCCAATCGAAATCAATCATCTCAACTCCAGACTTGTCGCAGTTCGTATGCTCCGACTTGCCTCATTTTGCGCTGAACCTATCATCCTTCGAAGGGGTCTCGCCCGGGCCAATTGAGCTCGTCACGCCGGCCGACTTGCAACAATACTCGTCCTCCGGGATTGCAGTGGCTAAGCGGTCTCCCAGAGATATCGTTGCGCTCATTTACACCTCCGGCACGACAGGAAAGCCTAAGGCCTGTGCCATCAGGAATATGCTGTCATTGATCACATCCAACCCTCAGACTGTCGATGTTGACGATCCCTCCAAGTACTACCCCCTGCGCACTTACTCCCCCCTTCCCCTCTTCCACGGCACTGCATTCTTCACTGGCCTATGCTACTCGGTTGGCAATGCATCCACCTTGTGTTTGCGCCGCAAATTCTCCGCCTCGCAGTTCTGGAAGGATGTACACGATTCAAGGGCCACCAGAATCCTGTACATTGGTGAACTCTGTCGCTATCTTCTAGCAACACCCCCGTCGCCATATGACAAGGGCCATTCGTGCATTGTAGCCGTCGGAAATGGTCTACGAGAGGACATCTGGGAAGCCTTCCGCCAGCGCTTCGCAGTCCCCGAAATCCGAGAATTCTACCGCTCCACAGAAGGAGTAGCCCGATTCGACAACTGGGGCGTTGGCGCCTGGGGTGCCGGAAAAATTGGGTTCTCGGGTGCTATCAAGCGATACCTCGAGGACGAAGTCTTCATTGTCAAATACGACCCCGAGACTGAGATGCCCTACCGGGACCCGCAGACTGGATTCTGTGTCAAAGCTGCGCtgggagaggaaggagaggcGATTGGACGGGTTAGAGACCGCGGTATGCTTATCGAGTATCTTCATAATGAAGAAGCGACGGAGAAGAAGCTGCTCCGCGACGTATTCGAGAAGGGAGATATGTTCCAGCGCTCTGGGGACTTGGTTGTCCGGGATAGCGCTGGGTGGGTGAAGTTCCAGGACCGAGTGGGAGATACTTTCCGGTGGAAGGGCGAGAACGTCAGCGCAGGAGAGGTTCGCGATCACATCTGTTCGATCCCGGGTGTCTACGACGCTGTGGTTTATGGCGTGAGACTGAATGG GTACGACGGTCAAGCCGGCGCCGCAGGCGTCACACTCCAAGACGCATCCGCGGCCACAGAGAACGACTTCATCAGTGACCTTCACCATCAGCTCAGAACAAAGGGTGTACCAACATACGCTGTCCCACGCCTCGTGCGACTGGTCGAGAA AGTCGCAACCAGCGCTACCTTCAAGCAAGCCAAAGGTGATCTGATCAAGAAAGGATGGGATCCTGCTGACACCAAGGGCGATAAGCTGTACTGGCTGAATGGGAAGAAATACGAGAAACTTGATGCGCAGAGTTGGTTGTCGATAGAGAGTGGGCAGGCTAAGCTGTGA
- the KRR1 gene encoding KRR1 small subunit processome component (BUSCO:EOG09263CG4;~COG:J;~EggNog:ENOG410PFJP;~InterPro:IPR004087,IPR036612,IPR041174,IPR024166;~PFAM:PF17903;~go_function: GO:0003676 - nucleic acid binding [Evidence IEA];~go_function: GO:0003723 - RNA binding [Evidence IEA]), translating into MPSTYKREKPWDTDDIDKWTEQPFKADDNVGGSFAEESSFATLFPKYREVYLKEAWPVVTRALEKLGIACTLDLVEGSMTVKTTRKTFDPAAILKARDLIKLLSRSVPVQQALKILEDGCACDIIKIRSQVRNKERFVKRRQRILGPQGSTLKALELLTGTYILVQGNTVSVMGPFKGLKEVRRIVNDCMANIHPIYHIKELMIKRELAKDPTLANESWDRFLPNFKKRTLSKRHQPLKVTDKSKKVYTPFPPAPEKSKVDLQIESGEYFLSKEAKDRAHKEEVMEKQRQKREEKMKEREKAFIAPEEQDAAAKKKEEKKEKKEKKKRKRESEAEPDVESSEKKEKKKKKSKSAEYAEN; encoded by the exons ATGCCGTCGACatataaaagagaaaagccGTGGGATACGGACGATATCGACAAATGGACG GAGCAACCATTTAAAGCCGATGACAACGTTGGTGGAAGCTTTGCAGAGGAATCATCTTTCGCTACACTTTTCCCCAAATACCGTGAAGTCTACTTGAAGGAAGCATGGCCCGTGGTCACGAGAGCATTGGAGAAGCTTGGGATCGCGTGCACTCTGGACTTGGTTGAGGGTAGCATGACTGTGAAGACGACCCGAAAGACTTTTGACCCAGCTGCGATTCTGAAGGCGCGTGACCTTATCAAGTTGCTTTCAAGAAGTGTGCCTGTGCAACAG GCCCTCAAAATCCTCGAAGACGGATGCGCATGCGACATCATCAAGATCCGCAGCCAAGTTCGCAACAAGGAACGATTCGTCAAGCGTCGTCAACGTATCCTGGGTCCGCAAGGATCTACCCTGAAAGCTCTCGAGCTCCTTACCGGCACCTACATCCTCGTCCAAGGAAACACCGTCTCCGTCATGGGCCCCTtcaaaggattgaaggaggTTCGTCGTATCGTTAATGACTGCATGGCCAACATCCACCCGATCTATCATATCAAAGAGCTTATGATCAAGCGTGAACTCGCCAAGGACCCCACGCTCGCCAATGAATCCTGGGACCGATTCCTACCCAACTTCAAGAAACGCACTCTCTCGAAGCGTCACCAGCCCCTCAAGGTCACCGACAAGTCCAAGAAGGTGTACACTCCGTTCCCTCCCGCGCCGGAGAAGAGCAAGGTGGATTTACAGATCGAATCGGGCGAGTACTTCTTGTCCAAGGAGGCCAAGGACCGCGCGCACAAGGAGGAAGTTATGGAGAAGCAGCGCCAGAAGCgcgaggagaagatgaaggaacGCGAAAAGGCTTTCATTGCACCCGAGGAGCAGGACGCCgccgcgaagaagaaggaggaaaagaaggagaagaaagagaagaagaagagaaagcgcGAGTCAGAAGCCGAGCCGGATGTCGAGAGCtccgagaagaaggagaagaagaagaagaagagcaagtcTGCAGAATATGCAGAGAATTGA
- a CDS encoding gamma-tubulin-complex subunit SPC97 (COG:Z;~EggNog:ENOG410PJ4F;~InterPro:IPR007259,IPR041470,IPR042241,IPR040457;~PFAM:PF04130,PF17681;~go_component: GO:0000922 - spindle pole [Evidence IEA];~go_component: GO:0005815 - microtubule organizing center [Evidence IEA];~go_function: GO:0043015 - gamma-tubulin binding [Evidence IEA];~go_process: GO:0000226 - microtubule cytoskeleton organization [Evidence IEA];~go_process: GO:0007020 - microtubule nucleation [Evidence IEA]), which yields MSVNDRRAASYMSVPRPRVPSNRNSDPEKVSALRSGILPLQMDNNMEHMRGSSVSLKNKMPRDQATTSEKRAERSAVREKARSRTRNSVQDSGNAGNRGNLERSRSKRASSPNVRKKEKELAEVPWNPQASLIPHSTAPLASRVSVPPLASTLPQSLQPKSLRELSADEQERAILEDLLFVFMGFEGQYIHYHTPYDPSVEMDRLTGPAFQLASGLDPTLRDLTLSMLKMATHYTALEAFVEVQSRAEYGAVSHAMCAVIRKLLKDYLILIAQLENQLLNNPNFTLHVLHIHTMPTAQCLAQLYSLGQELLRRNGLLDQDLDESIDDFDDVDNILEQLKEGGDLVPGAMSSKKICKGGNVLRLLTERLATLSGDPTAKTLLETLLREASRPYMTMLNEWLHHGGIKDPHAEFLVKEQKWIKREKLEEDYTDEYWEKRYTIRENEVPPQLEGVKEKVLLAGKYLNVVRECGGVDISKAVKDVPKTLDDPRFLENVNGAYTYANASLLNLLLTKNSLTTRFRSLKHYFFLDRSDFFSYFLELSASELRKPAKSVNESKLQSLLDLVLRQPGSIAAQDPFKEDVKVRMNKIGLTKWLMQVVSVSGIDQDNPEAAIEKYQAPPTQGTEDDKDIVGYDALELDYSVPFPLSLVISRKTVLRYQLTFRHLLSLRHLEDLLVTSWLDQSKVVSWRHKSSDRRLELWKRRAWNLRSKMLVFVQQLLYFCTSEVIEQNWQNLMDRVNGTDADGSEVTVNGTKQVNRTVDELMQDHVDFLDTCLKECMLTQAKLLKIHSKLMTCCTMFASWTAASLSRALNSADPDLSSNPDAKGYDPSRIGKLEDTLKRYEDHFNRHLRILMDSLNYFAATESVVLLKLAHALSSIGKDD from the exons ATGTCCGTCAATGACCGTCGCGCCGCCAGCTACATGAGCGTACCGCGACCCCGCGTCCCCTCGAATCGCAACAGTGACCCTGAGAAAGTTTCTGCGCTACGAAGTGGAATACTTCCTTTACAAATGGATAATAATATGGAGCACATGCGCGGCAGCTCAGTTAGCCTTAAGAACAAGATGCCGCGGGATCAGGCCACTACCAGCGAAAAGCGCGCTGAGCGATCCGCCGTCAGAGAAAAAGCTCGAAGTCGAACGAGAAATTCAGTACAGGATTCTGGCAATGCGGGGAATCGGGGCAACCTCGAGAGAAGTCGATCAAAGAGGGCCAGTAGTCCCAATGTgcggaagaaagagaaggagctcGCGGAGG TGCCATGGAATCCGCAAGCGTCATTAATACCTCATTCTACTGCGCCATTAGCATCTCGTGTATCCGTTCCTCCTCTGGCTTCAACATTACCGCAATCGCTGCAACCCAAATCCCTTCGCGAGCTCTCCGCAGATGAACAGGAACGCGCGATCCTCGAGGATCTTTTGTTTGTCTTTATGGGCTTTGAAGGGCAATATATTCACTACCATACCCCTTACGACCCGTCCGTCGAAATGGACCGCCTGACCGGCCCCGCGTTTCAATTAGCATCAGGGTTAGATCCGACGCTGAGAGACCTCACACTGTCTATGCTGAAGATGGCGACTCATTACACTGCGTTGGAGGCTTTCGTGGAGGTACAAAGTCGCGCGGAGTATGGGGCGGTTAGCCATGCTATGTGCGCGGTCATCCGAAAACTGCTGAAAGATTATTTGATCCTCATCGCTCAGCTTGAGAACCAGCTGTTGAACAATCCCAATTTCACTTTACACGTCCTTCATATACACACGATGCCGACGGCCCAATGTCTGGCTCAGCTATACTCGCTTGGTCAAGAACTTCTTCGACGTAACGGACTGCTGGACCAAGACCTCGACGAATCGATCGATGACTTTGACGATGTGGATAACATTCTCGAACAACTCAAAGAGGGAGGGGACCTTGTCCCTGGCGCTATGTCTAGCAAGAAGATCTGCAAAGGGGGCAATGTTCTTCGGCTGTTGACTGAGCGGTTGGCAACACTTTCAGGAGACCCGACTGCCAAGACACTCTTGGAGACTCTACTCCGCGAGGCTAGTAGGCCATATATGACGATGCTTAACGAATGGCTGCACCATGGAGGAATCAAGGACCCCCATGCAGAGTTCCTTGTCAAAGAACAGAAATGGATCAAGCGGGAGAAGCTCGAGGAAGACTACACAGACGAATACTGGGAAAAGCGATACACAATACGCGAAAACGAAGTGCCGCCACAACTCGAAGGCGTCAAGGAGAAGGTCCTTTTGGCCGGAAAATACCTCAACGTTGTTCGCGAATGTGGTGGCGTCGACATCAGCAAAGCAGTCAAAGACGTCCCCAAGACACTTGATGATCCTCGGTTCCTGGAGAACGTCAATGGGGCGTATACCTACGCGAATGCGTCGTTGCTGAATCTCCTGTTGACGAAAAACTCGCTCACAACCCGTTTCCGTTCACTCAAGCATTACTTTTTCCTCGATCGCTCCGATTTTTTCTCATACTTTCTGGAATTGAGCGCGTCGGAATTGCGCAAGCCAGCGAAGAGTGTTAATGAAAGCAAACTGCAATCGCTTCTTGATTTGGTCCTGcggcagccgggtagtatCGCAGCCCAGGATCCTTTCAAGGAAGATGTCAAGGTACGGATGAATAAGATTGGGCTCACGAAGTGGCTTATGCAGGTCGTGAGCGTCTCCGGTATTGATCAGGATAATCCCGAAGCGGCGATTGAAAAATATCAAGCGCCACCAACGCAAGGCACGGAAGACGACAAAGATATCGTTGGATACGATGCTCTTGAATTAGATTACTCAGTACCTTTCCCTTTATCTCTTGTCATCAGCCGCAAGACCGTCCTTCGATATCAACTTACATTCCGCCATCTGTTGTCTCTCCGCCACCTGGAGGACCTGTTGGTGACTTCTTGGCTAGACCAAAGCAAGGTTGTGAGCTGGCGGCACAAATCCTCAGATCGACGGTTAGAGCTCTGGAAGCGGCGAGCGTGGAACCTGCGCTCGAAAATGCTCGTATTTGTCCAGCAGCTTCTCTACTTCTGCACTTCTGAAGTCATTGAGCAGAATTGGCAGAATCTGATGGACAGAGTAAACGGCACGGATGCAGACGGCTCGGAAGTGACTGTCAACGGGACGAAGCAGGTGAACCGAACGGTCGATGAGTTAATGCAAGACCATGTCGATTTCTTGGACACATGTCTCAAGGAGTGCATGTTGACGCAGGCAAAGTTATTGAAG ATACACTCCAAACTCATGACCTGTTGCACCATGTTCGCGTCTTGGACCGCAGCATCACTATCACGGGCATTGAATTCAGCAGACCCGGATTTATCTTCCAACCCGGATGCGAAAGGCTATGATCCCTCGCGGATCGGCAAGCTGGAGGATACGCTGAAAAGATACGAAGACCACTTCAATCGGCATCTGCGGATCCTCATGGACAG TCTGAACTATTTCGCTGCGACTGAGAGTGTTGTCCTCTTGAAGCTTGCCCATGCCTTGAGTTCGATTGGTAAAGACGATTGA
- a CDS encoding class I SAM-dependent methyltransferase (COG:S;~EggNog:ENOG410PKVW;~InterPro:IPR029063;~PFAM:PF13489,PF08241,PF13649) produces MTSPDSQTESLDQQLLETITVQDRQYQKYSIDHHISFVPIDDEEEERLEIQHRVFQRVFDDRLIFPPVPRPRRVLDCGYGAGSWAIEAALRYPGCEVRARKAFCFKRTDRRSSKVTGVDISSHMIPDDIPDNLWLQVDDLNRPFTFPSNWFDLVHSRLLATGLNRSRWQSYFQDIKRVLKPGGWVQIVEIYFNVQSDNGSITEEHGLRQWSARFMRSLEDTKDLRVGTRLKTLMMGAGLVDVDARMIPLPLSAWSGDPRMREIGLANRDNVQRLFSALAHYPLTQRQHMPQEEFQALVTKAAQEADNPKIKAYFPV; encoded by the exons ATGAC GAGCCCAGATTCGCAAACCGAATCCCTGGACCAGCAACTGTTGGAGACCATAACTGTCCAAGATCGCCAGTACCAAAAATATTCGATCGATCACCACATATCGTTTGTCCCTATTGATGAT gaagaagaagagcgtcTCGAGATCCAACATCGCGTTTTCCAAAGGGTATTTGACGACCGACTCATTTTTCCGCCGGTCCCTCGGCCTCGAAGAGTGCTTGATTGTGGATACGGAGCGGGATCATGGGCTATCGAGGCTGCTTTGCGATATCCAGGATGCGAGGTGAGAGCCCGAAAAGCCTTTTGCTTCAAGCGCACTGACCGTCGCTCGTCAAAGGTAACTGGGGTGGATATATCATCGCACATGATTCCAGACGACATACCGGACAATCTGTGGTTACAG GTCGACGATCTGAACCGTCCGTTCACTTTCCCTTCGAATTGGTTTGATCTTGTTCATTCGAGGCTCCTCGCTACCGGGCTCAACCGTTCCAGGTGGCAGTCATACTTTCAAGACATCAAAAG GGTTCTGAAACCAGGTGGCTGGGTACAGATAGTCGAGATATATTTCAACGTTCAATCCGATAACGGTTCGATTACCGAGGAACATGGCTTAAGACAATGGAGCGCGCGGTTCATGAGATCATTGGAAGACACCAAAGATCTCCGTGTGGGAACGCGCCTAAAAACGCTCATGATGGGAGCAGGGTTGGTGGATGTCGACGCGAGGATGATACCACTGCCACTCAGTGCATGGTCTGGTG ATCCACGAATGCGAGAAATTGGCTTGGCAAATCGAGACAACGTTCAGCGCTTATTTTCAGCATTGGCACATTATCCTTTGACACAACGGCAGCATATGCCTCAGGAGGAATTCCAAGCACTGGTGACCAAGGCCGCGCAAGAAGCCGACAATCCCAAAATCAAGGCTTATTTCCCCGTGTAG